In a single window of the Sander lucioperca isolate FBNREF2018 chromosome 19, SLUC_FBN_1.2, whole genome shotgun sequence genome:
- the tdrd15 gene encoding tudor domain-containing protein 15 isoform X2, producing MAAAMQSEHQKSSQCAPCALWPVDLKLTHLDWNPEATLIHFQGQYLSICELDYNILQGEIQNIPKTKAGVDIGEFCLVEDLTSGRWYRGRVQKRKEDLFDVFLIDHGNVLSVDIVHISSCSNDLFILPPKVVCGFLANVLLLHGCSHSVVDAYFSNLIGRNVTGYIQAFLPHKVLLLEAPDINVDLVRHGFGRHVDKDTFILLVEMLIEVPIKQNKEPVPDLLIEKPRGQEVFFNQSGLQGYDILSFCGPRLSCGTRAKVRVTAAVNPGRFYCQMTSMETDLWEMSKKLAAANEYRSKEHNQKTPENLGLLCSVKSKDGKWYRGFVQFLPVNSQLRVLLIDYGFFESVKVENVHRLPPDFFSTPIMAFPCSLASLSDQDEVVETQQLSFLKAGLLGKVLDVEIKSFDKEQHMYSITVIGAEDNHVKEPEPMQAQPRMKIESVFDTEELSPEGGYLYNETIMGEALGKTLEAEEVHVGSVFVGYVEHVQNPNRFWMRTQKRNDEFEEMMTKLADYYSQVKLDEDVLVNPELGTLCCAVYEKDMHFYRGIVTDTLKHGAEVLFMDFGNIEKVPHMLIKKIPETFASKSAFAFCCTLVNVVPLDEVWTSANSDFFRQAVSNKALLVHVVQKRKNTFVVDLYEMGSDNNQSITELLISSKKAEYWNNIAIKPVVQNNTDLTEETRRPRCSVMSDINGNAEQMKDWEEEEKTCKNQTKKAQASASFKALSIKPGCNFAVRCSYIRSPLDFWCQPLDKIPALEELMDKVNQYYSTHTVPLQSGDQCCVTKSPIDGRWYRAFIIEKQKGHARVMMVDHGLTIQIKEHNLQAIMPEFVHLEGQGFRCSLSNLIKPADPKNSGYWSPEECKWLTDFVLDSPSGLRCKVIFQLNVKNRGLCNVVELYNTQTQQSITNLLSEQGLAREGTISTKQLLTVFPESFVYSSFDLSPGNEEQVYVTHVSSKWEVYCHLERNVEIIQDLEKKISDESEKMMQASTRAVVRKLCLAKYFDGQWYRGLAHPVQSPLHLSVFFVDYGNTNISEKTHVMFIHKDSDLLYTPMQALKCRLASVSKEELYADVKEWLDGAILNKQVRAVIVGENEDGSFDVKLFDGDVNINEKVKELILSVSPKPKTKDKTLHAKSSIKCKSQPKGKSSNSHTLKARCTQVGFAPHKKENTKNYVHGKAQKNTKVKRQKKYRDTNTKSEQPQNTDTESPQLSCLPDMKVSAGYKAKCFVSYIDSVNSFFLQLAEVEPAILQMAEDLNTSVFRDSLKTPTFLRINDLVLAEYEEDGALYRSVVKDCGGGSCYKVEFVDYGNSAVIGKEKIYSIPKECLSQPRFGISCSLLDTSTYENDTSFTEAVMEKPLMVDFVRHNEVHWEVKVEIFEEAVGLSATLEAAVENGTETNKEEETGSSEIEEKVRSCEQNHSDKEVSKIEKTKFERTTIDGENAERTVDGKNFMLKPTPATLSNKLEEHRKAPTTNKNNSKEDLRKIAKSPVKTKSDCADAIIHPTIQAKDTENGTVLSVLSNSNFYARLNKAGELLAALESSIDDNLYKCQIVAEENVKQGYKCLVQVDKDKQWHRAVVQNVGQGKCQVFLVDQGITEEIPSGSIRRQCSELTKIPDLAVLCKVNCFGFSEGDGAHELWCETLKPLIGKEVKLMFVCYSEDDKLWNVEIIMNGLFLVRQHITTLQQNKEVLVFTAETKVEGESNLDKSPTQQLVFAPIDIDKAYSGFAAAVTTPFEFCVVLEDRLLVMNKVSIMLDDLPGQMSPLPEAHLVPGTCCLLKSDTKNKWCRAEIVHADTPAVLNLVDYGHCECISYEDCSKLKRLPEEITNLPKVTYPCILRGVKPDGVDGQWTDEAAVFFQQCLYHKNLQIFFREFVSNTHWKVDILAGGVHVAKELVDAGHANYMDIMLGLRFQEQSSDKAAPPDSEEEWAQEDEGCDGVESSDEEEGKMQLSIVSESRRCFLM from the exons ATGGCTGCAGCCATGCAATCAGAACATCAAAA GTCTAGTCAATGTGCACCATGTGCCCTTTGGCCAGTGGACCTCAAGTTAACTCACTTGGACTGGAACCCCGAAGCAACCCTGATACACTTCCAGGGACAGTACCTATCCATATGTGAACTTGACTATAACATCTTGCAAGGGGAAATACAAAACATACCAAAGACCAAAGCTGGAGTGGATATCGGAGAGTTTTGCCTCGTGGAAGATTTGACTTCAGGCCGCTGGTACAGAGGAAGAgttcagaaaagaaaagaggactTGTTTGACGTTTTCCTCATCGATCACGGTAACGTCTTGAGTGTCGACATAGTCCACATATCTTCCTGTTCAAACGATCTGTTCATCCTTCCTCCCAAGGTAGTTTGTGGCTTTCTTGCAAATGTACTGCTGCTTCACGGTTGTTCTCATTCTGTAGTGGATGCGTACTTCTCAAACCTGATTGGAAGAAATGTCACAGGTTACATCCAAGCCTTCCTGCCCCACAAAGTGCTCTTATTGGAAGCCCCTGACATTAACGTTGACCTTGTTAGACATGGGTTTGGAAGGCACGTGGACAAAGATACTTTCATCCTCTTGGTCGAGATGCTCATAGAAGTGCCGATCAAACAAAACAAGGAGCCAGTTCCTGACTTACTCATTGAAAAGCCAAGGGGACAAGAAGTTTTCTTCAACCAGTCAGGTTTGCAGGGCTACGacattctgtctttctgtggGCCTAGATTGAGTTGTGGGACACGTGCTAAAGTGCGTGTAACTGCTGCTGTTAACCCTGGGCGGTTTTACTGCCAGATGACTAGTATGGAAACAGATCTTTGGGAAATGTCAAAGAAGCTGGCTGCAGCGAATGAGTACCGATCCAAAGAACACAATCAGAAGACCCCAGAAAACCTAGGGTTACTGTGCTCAGTCAAAAGCAAAGACGGGAAATGGTACAGAGGCTTTGTGCAGTTTCTCCCAGTCAACTCTCAACTTCGAGTTTTGTTAATTGACTACGGGTTCTTTGAATCTGTCAAAGTTGAGAATGTCCACAGGCTGCCACCTGACTTCTTTTCAACACCCATCATGGCATTCCCATGCTCGCTCGCCTCCCTTAGTGATCAAGATGAGGTGGTCGAAACTCAGCAATTGAGTTTCCTCAAAGCAGGCTTGCTTGGAAAAGTGTTAGATGTGGAGATCAAAAGTTTTGACAAAGAACAGCACATGTACTCTATCACAGTAATTGGTGCTGAAGATAATCATGTGAAGGAACCGGAGCCCATGCAAGCGCAGCCTAGAATGAAGATTGAGTCAGTTTTTGATACAGAAGAATTGTCACCTGAAGGTGGCTATTTATACAATGAAACAATCATGGGTGAAGCATTGGGTAAAACACTAGAAGCAGAAGAGGTGCATGTAGGCTCTGTCTTTGTGGGCTATGTTGAGCATGTCCAGAATCCAAACCGCTTCTGGATGAGAACACAAAAACGCAATGATGAGTTTGAAGAAATGATGACGAAATTGGCAGATTACTACAGTCAAGTGAAGCTGGATGAAGACGTGCTGGTGAACCCAGAGCTTGGGACACTGTGCTGTGCAGTTTATGAGAAAGACATGCATTTCTACAGGGGTATTGTGACAGACACTCTTAAGCATGGAGCTGAAGTTCTTTTTATGGATTTTGGGAACATTGAGAAAGTACCACACATGTTGATCAAGAAGATACCAGAGACATTTGCGAGCAAATCAGCATTTGCCTTCTGTTGTACTCTTGTTAATGTTGTTCCTCTGGATGAAGTCTGGACCAGCGCCAATTCTGACTTTTTCAGACAAGCTGTGTCAAACAAAGCCCTGCTAGTCCATGTTGtccaaaagagaaaaaacacatttgttgttGATCTCTATGAGATGGGAAGTGACAACAATCAAAGTATCACTGAGCTCCTGATCTCTTCCAAAAAAGCTGAATACTGGAACAACATTGCCATAAAGCCTGTGgtgcaaaacaacacagattTGACAGAAGAAACAAGGCGCCCAAGATGCAGTGTGATGTCAGACATCAATGGAAATGCAGAGCAAATGAAGGAttgggaggaggaagagaaaacatgcaaaaatCAAACTAAAAAGGCCCAAGCCTCTGCTAGCTTCAAAGCCCTAAGCATCAAGCCTGGGTGTAATTTTGCTGTGCGTTGCTCTTACATCAGGTCTCCTTTAGATTTCTGGTGCCAGCCTCTAGATAAGATTCCAGCTTTGGAGGAACTGATGGATAAAGTGAATCAATATTACTCAACTCACACAGTTCCCCTCCAATCAGGGGATCAATGTTGTGTCACAAAGTCACCTATAGATGGAAGATGGTACAGGGCCTTCATCATAGAGAAACAGAAAGGTCATGCCAGAGTGATGATGGTTGACCATGGCTTAACCATCCAAATCAAGGAGCACAATCTTCAGGCAATAATGCCAGAATTTGTTCATTTAGAAGGACAAGGTTTCAGGTGCAGCCTTTCCAACCTGATTAAACCTGCTGACCCCAAGAACAGTGGGTATTGGAGTCCGGAGGAGTGCAAGTGGCTAACAGATTTTGTCCTTGACAGTCCCAGTGGTCTAAGATGTAAAGTTATCTTTCAGTTGAATGTAAAAAACAGAGGGCTGTGCAATGTTGTGGAACTTTACAACACCCAAACCCAACAGAGCATAACAAATTTGCTCTCGGAACAGGGCCTGGCAAGAGAAGGGACAATCTCGACAAAGCAACTGTTAACAGTGTTTCCAGAATCTTTTGTCTACTCTTCATTTGATCTAAGTCCTGGAAATGAAGAACAAGTCTACGTCACTCATGTTAGCAGTAAGTGGGAGGTCTACTGCCACCTTGAGAGAAATGTTGAAATCATTCAAGACCTTGAAAAGAAAATCTCAGATGAGAGTGAGAAAATGATGCAAGCCAGTACGAGAGCAGTTGTGAGGAAGCTGTGCCTGGCAAAATACTTTGATGGTCAATGGTACAGGGGCTTGGCACATCCTGTTCAGTCACCTCTGCATCTTAGTGTGTTTTTTGTGGATTATGGAAACACAAACATATCTGAGAAAACCCACGTCATGTTTATCCACAAAGACTCTGATTTGTTGTACACACCCATGCAAGCTTTGAAATGTCGCCTTGCTTCAGTGTCCAAAGAAGAGCTCTATGCAGATGTCAAAGAATGGCTTGATGGTGCAATACTCAACAAGCAAGTGAGAGCTGTCATAGTTGGAGAGAATGAAGATGGGTCATTTGATGTTAAACTATTTGATGGAGATGTTAACATCAATGAGAAGGTAAAGGAGCTCATTCTCAGTGTTTCACCGAAAC CAAAGACAAAAGATAAAACTCTCCACGCAAAGAGCTCAATTAAGTGCAAGAGTCAACCTAAAGGGAAGTCTtcaaattcccacacattgaaAGCCAGGTGCACTCAAGTCGGATTTGCACctcacaaaaaagaaaacacaaaaaactatgTTCATGGGAAAGCTCagaagaacacaaaagtaaaacGACAAAAAAAGTACCGTGATACAAACACAAAGTCAGAACAACCACAAAATACGGACACGGAAAGCCCTCAGCTCTCGTGTTTGCCGGACATGAAAGTGAGCGCAGGTTACAAGGCAAAGTGTTTTGTCTCCTACATTGACTCGGTCAACAGTTTTTTCCTTCAACTGGCGGAGGTGGAACCTGCCATCTTGCAAATGGCCGAAGATCTCAACACAAGTGTCTTCAGAGATTCCTTGAAGACTCCAACCTTTTTGAGAATCAATGACCTTGTTCTGGCTGAGTATGAAGAAGACGGCGCTCTGTATCGTTCTGTTGTGAAGGACTGTGGAGGAGGTTCCTGTTACAAAGTTGAGTTTGTGGACTATGGAAACTCGGCAGTCATCGGGAAGGAGAAGATCTACTCCATACCAAAGGAGTGTCTCTCTCAGCCAAGATTCGGCATATCCTGCTCCCTGTTGGACACAAGCACATATGAAAATGATACTTCTTTCACTGAGGCTGTAATGGAGAAGCCTCTCATGGTTGATTTTGTCCGTCATAATGAAGTTCATTGGGAAGTCAAGGTTGAGATCTTTGAAGAAGCTGTTGGTCTTTCAGCCACACTTGAAGCAGCTGTTGAAAATGGCACTGAAACCAACAAAGAAGAGGAGACAGGTTCATCTGAAATAGAAGAGAAAGTGAGATCCTGTGAGCAGAACCACTCGGATAAAGAAGTGAGCAAGATTGAAAAAACTAAATTTGAAAGAACTACCATTGATGGTGAAAACGCCGAAAGAACTGTTGATGGCAAAAACTTCATGCTGAAACCGACACCTGCCACACTGTCAAATAAACTAGAAGAACATAGAAAAGCACCCACCACAAACAAGAATAATTCTAAGGAGGATCTAAGAAAAATCGCAAAATCACCTGTCAAAACAAAAAGTGATTGTGCAGATGCAATCATACACCCGACTATTcaagctaaagacacagagaaTGGTACAGTTCTGTCGGTCCTGAGTAACAGCAATTTTTACGCCAGACTAAATAAGGCCGGTGAACTGCTTGCTGCATTGGAAAGTAGTATAGATGACAACCTATACAAGTGCCAGATCGTGGCTGAAGAGAATGTCAAACAAGGCTATAAGTGTTTAGTTCAGGTAGACAAGGACAAGCAGTGGCACAGGGCTGTTGTTCAAAATGTAGGCCAGGGAAAATGCCAGGTCTTTCTCGTGGATCAAGGAATAACAGAAGAAATCCCAAGTGGCTCAATCCGACGACAGTGTAGCGAGCTGACAAAAATCCCAGACCTTGCAGTTTTGTGCAAGGTAAACTGCTTTGGGTTCAGTGAGGGAGATGGTGCTCACGAATTGTGGTGTGAAACTCTTAAACCACTGATCGGCAAAGAAGTCAAGctgatgtttgtgtgttattCAGAAGATGATAAACTGTGGAATGTTGAAATAATCATGAATGGACTGTTCCTTGTTCGTCAACACATAACCACACTGCAGCAGAATAAAGAGGTGCTTGTGTTCACTGCTGAAACTAAAGTAGAAGGAGAATCCAACTTGGACAAAAGTCCTACTCAGCAACTTGTCTTTGCTCCTATTGATATAGACAAAGCATATTCTGGCTTTGCTGCTGCAGTGACAACTCCCTTTGAGTTTTGTGTCGTTCTGGAGGACAGGCTTCTGGTCATGAACAAAGTGTCCATCATGCTGGACGACCTCCCTGGGCAGATGTCTCCTCTTCCTGAAGCCCACCTCGTCCCTGGCACCTGCTGCCTATTGAAATCAGACACCAAGAACAAGTGGTGCAGGGCTGAAATTGTACACGCTGACACCCCAGCAGTCCTTAACCTGGTGGATTACGGCCATTGCGAATGCATCTCGTACGAAGACTGCTCCAAGCTGAAGAGGCTTCCTGAGGAGATAACGAACCTCCCAAAAGTGACGTACCCCTGCATCCTGAGAGGGGTGAAACCAGATGGAGTGGATGGACAGTGGACCGATGAAGCAGCAGTCTTCTTCCAGCAGTGTTTGTACCACAAGAACCTCCAGATCTTCTTCAGAGAGTTTgtgtcaaacacacactggaaggTGGACATTCTGGCAGGTGGCGTCCATGTTGCCAAGGAGCTGGTGGATGCCGGACACGCCAATTATATGGACATCATGCTAGGACTGAG GTTCCAGGAACAGAGCTCAGATAAAGCTGCTCCTCCTGACAGTGAGGAAGAGTGGGCTCAGGAAGATGAAGGCTGTGATGGGGTCGAGTCATCTGATGAAGAAGAGGGGAAGATGCAACTCAGCATTGTGTCCGAATCTAGGCGAT GTTTTCTGATGTGA